The following are encoded in a window of Gimesia chilikensis genomic DNA:
- a CDS encoding Rho termination factor N-terminal domain-containing protein, whose amino-acid sequence MPTTWTQKDEKQYKEIRESALDRGKSKSEAKAIAARTVNKQRRKEGRTPRETTQGTGNPNTRLEDRTVDELYNLAKEQNIQGRSKLNKAELIEAIRDKR is encoded by the coding sequence ATGCCGACTACCTGGACACAAAAAGATGAAAAGCAATACAAGGAAATTAGAGAGAGTGCCCTCGATCGAGGCAAATCCAAATCTGAGGCGAAAGCGATCGCCGCGCGCACAGTCAACAAACAACGGCGGAAAGAGGGAAGAACGCCCCGGGAGACCACTCAGGGAACCGGCAACCCTAACACTCGTCTGGAAGACCGCACTGTAGACGAACTTTACAATCTCGCGAAAGAGCAGAACATTCAGGGCCGCAGCAAGCTGAATAAAGCTGAGCTGATCGAAGCCATTCGTGACAAACGCTAG
- a CDS encoding class I SAM-dependent methyltransferase — protein MDISRSPGEDTTSITSTLPCFLRGFFENPLQVASCIPSSSYLQRKLSSLACLRSAKTVIELGPGTGETTRALLQAMHDQSKLLCVEVVEEFAASLQQISDPRLIVEIGSALNLESILKRNYFASADVIVSGIPFSVLSPEEGRALMESIYQQLAPGGAFVTYQFRSSVCDLASEYFGPPEKRSIVLWNLPPLEIFVWEKSVLECHHVSHNFRSIKA, from the coding sequence ATGGATATTTCACGTTCGCCAGGTGAGGACACTACGTCGATTACTTCGACTCTGCCCTGTTTTCTGCGTGGCTTCTTCGAGAACCCGCTGCAGGTAGCTTCCTGCATTCCCAGCTCCAGTTACCTGCAACGCAAACTGAGCTCACTTGCCTGTCTGCGTTCCGCGAAAACCGTCATTGAACTCGGTCCGGGAACCGGTGAAACGACCAGAGCCCTGCTGCAGGCAATGCACGATCAGTCCAAATTACTCTGCGTGGAAGTCGTCGAGGAATTCGCTGCATCTCTTCAGCAGATTTCAGACCCGCGCCTGATCGTCGAGATCGGATCCGCACTCAATCTCGAATCAATCCTGAAACGCAACTATTTCGCTTCGGCTGATGTTATCGTATCGGGAATTCCGTTCTCAGTGCTCTCACCCGAGGAAGGACGTGCATTGATGGAATCCATCTATCAGCAACTCGCTCCCGGCGGTGCCTTCGTGACTTACCAGTTCCGTAGCAGTGTCTGTGACCTGGCATCGGAATACTTCGGTCCCCCCGAGAAACGTTCGATCGTGTTGTGGAATCTGCCGCCCCTGGAGATCTTCGTCTGGGAAAAGTCGGTACTGGAATGCCACCATGTCAGTCACAACTTCAGGTCGATCAAAGCCTGA
- a CDS encoding DUF1501 domain-containing protein produces MLNIFDGAANRFCNRVSRRNFIKVGALGFGGLTLPQLLRAEQQSGTGKSHKSIIMIYLPGGPPHQDMYDLKMDAPSEIRGEFNPISTNVPDIKICEHLPRLASLADKSIFVNSLVGSIGQHASFQCMTGHSDRNQPAGGWPEIGSALSRLKGDPRATAPAYVNLSPKMQHTPYNFGKNSFLGTSHTPFNPNGEMKGDMTLNGITLDRLQDRKQLLTSFDQFRRDADNSGSMEGLDAFNEQAFGVLSSGRLVEALDVSQEDPAVRERYGKGTSRKQGDAAPRLNEQFLLARRLVEAGARMVTLSYSFWDWHGSNFKRAKENFPDFDQAITALIEDLHQRGLAEDTTVIAWGEFGRTPKINNNSGRDHWPRVCNALLACGGMKTGQVIGTTDRLGGEADDRPVHFQEVFATLYHNMGIDIERVTLPDHAGRPQYLVDSGYLPMPEIV; encoded by the coding sequence ATGCTGAATATTTTCGACGGAGCTGCCAACCGATTCTGTAATCGCGTCTCACGCCGCAATTTCATCAAGGTCGGCGCGCTGGGATTCGGCGGTCTGACGCTTCCACAGCTTCTGCGGGCAGAACAGCAGTCGGGCACCGGGAAGTCACACAAGTCGATCATCATGATCTACCTGCCGGGCGGACCGCCGCATCAGGACATGTACGATCTCAAGATGGATGCCCCTTCTGAAATTCGAGGCGAGTTCAACCCGATCTCCACGAATGTGCCTGATATCAAAATTTGCGAGCATCTGCCCCGCCTGGCCAGTCTCGCTGATAAAAGTATCTTCGTGAATTCGCTCGTCGGGTCTATCGGTCAACATGCTTCGTTTCAATGTATGACCGGGCACAGCGATCGGAATCAGCCTGCAGGTGGATGGCCGGAAATCGGTTCTGCTCTCTCGCGTCTCAAAGGCGATCCGCGGGCAACAGCCCCCGCGTATGTGAACCTCTCGCCGAAGATGCAGCACACACCCTACAACTTCGGAAAAAACAGCTTCCTCGGCACCTCGCATACTCCCTTCAATCCGAACGGGGAAATGAAGGGGGACATGACCCTCAACGGAATTACCCTGGACCGACTGCAGGATCGAAAGCAACTCTTAACGAGTTTCGATCAGTTCCGCCGCGATGCAGATAACAGCGGCTCGATGGAAGGCCTGGACGCCTTTAACGAACAGGCATTTGGCGTCCTTTCTTCAGGACGACTCGTCGAAGCACTCGATGTCTCCCAGGAAGATCCCGCGGTTCGCGAACGCTACGGCAAAGGGACTTCGCGTAAGCAGGGTGACGCCGCCCCTCGTCTGAATGAACAGTTCCTGCTGGCCCGTCGACTCGTTGAAGCGGGGGCCCGCATGGTGACGTTGAGTTACAGCTTCTGGGACTGGCACGGCAGCAACTTCAAACGGGCCAAAGAGAACTTCCCCGATTTCGATCAGGCCATCACCGCCCTGATTGAAGACCTGCATCAGCGGGGACTCGCCGAAGACACGACCGTCATCGCCTGGGGCGAGTTCGGACGGACTCCCAAGATCAACAACAACAGCGGCCGGGATCACTGGCCACGCGTCTGTAACGCACTGCTCGCCTGTGGTGGAATGAAGACCGGCCAGGTGATCGGCACCACCGATCGTCTTGGCGGCGAAGCGGATGATCGTCCCGTCCACTTCCAGGAAGTCTTTGCGACCCTCTACCACAACATGGGAATCGACATCGAGCGGGTTACCCTGCCCGATCACGCCGGTCGCCCCCAGTACCTGGTCGACAGCGGCTATCTGCCGATGCCGGAAATCGTCTAG
- a CDS encoding MBL fold metallo-hydrolase has product MIFYPRFVPGLAISSYLIGDDQSGAAVVIDPPRDVDHFIEFARQHDLHIEYIIETHVHADFVSGSRELKARLNNQPQIYCSAYGDADWTQSFADRHVSADDTLSLGKLRFEFRHVPGHTPEHIAILLFDESRSPDTPWCMLTGDFLFVGDVGRPDLLGEAEQQKLAHQLYESVFTRIEALPDFLEIFPAHGAGSLCGKAIGSRRSSTLGFERRFSDVLQKQDEEPWIEDLLQDMPLSPSYFSRMKRINKEGPAIIGPELPGQKRWSAKQVAERQCEDCLIVDVRSKEAFAAAHIPDAINIPMGSNLPTWAGWVLPYDRPILLVVDQPSQVKEVVTNLLRVGFDEIQGYLEGGINAWETAGLPLEMLETISVRDLHHKLRQQHPLTVLDVRTEREWDAGHIKGALHIHGGALQERFEEIPQEQPVAVVCGSGYRASIASSFIRRAGFADVANVLGGMTAWKAADLPLNA; this is encoded by the coding sequence ATGATTTTTTATCCACGGTTTGTGCCGGGGCTGGCGATCAGTTCGTACCTGATCGGCGATGATCAGAGCGGGGCCGCCGTCGTGATCGACCCGCCCCGTGATGTCGATCACTTCATTGAATTTGCCCGTCAGCACGATTTGCACATTGAATATATTATCGAGACCCACGTGCATGCCGACTTTGTTTCCGGCTCACGCGAGTTGAAAGCGCGACTGAACAATCAACCGCAGATTTACTGTTCAGCGTATGGCGATGCGGACTGGACTCAATCATTCGCTGATCGTCATGTATCAGCAGACGACACGCTGTCGTTAGGGAAGCTTCGGTTCGAGTTTCGGCATGTTCCCGGTCACACACCCGAACACATCGCCATACTGCTGTTCGACGAATCCCGCAGCCCGGACACGCCCTGGTGCATGTTAACAGGAGACTTTCTGTTCGTCGGCGATGTCGGACGCCCGGATCTGCTGGGCGAAGCGGAACAGCAAAAGCTCGCGCACCAGCTCTATGAAAGTGTGTTCACGCGGATCGAAGCCCTGCCCGATTTTCTGGAAATCTTTCCTGCACACGGAGCCGGCTCTCTGTGTGGAAAAGCGATTGGCTCGCGACGTTCTTCCACGCTGGGCTTTGAACGGCGTTTCAGTGATGTCTTGCAGAAGCAGGACGAAGAACCCTGGATCGAAGACCTGCTGCAGGACATGCCCCTCTCCCCTTCCTATTTCAGTCGCATGAAACGAATCAACAAAGAAGGTCCGGCGATCATCGGGCCGGAACTCCCCGGGCAGAAACGCTGGTCGGCGAAACAGGTTGCAGAGCGACAATGTGAGGATTGCCTGATTGTCGATGTCCGCTCGAAAGAGGCGTTCGCTGCAGCACACATCCCGGATGCTATCAACATCCCAATGGGATCAAATCTGCCGACCTGGGCGGGCTGGGTTCTGCCTTATGACCGTCCGATTCTGCTCGTCGTCGATCAGCCCTCCCAGGTGAAAGAAGTCGTTACCAATCTGCTTCGCGTCGGCTTTGACGAAATTCAGGGCTACCTGGAAGGGGGCATCAATGCGTGGGAAACAGCGGGACTCCCTTTGGAAATGCTGGAAACCATTTCAGTCAGGGATCTGCATCACAAACTGCGCCAGCAGCACCCGTTGACGGTGTTGGACGTCCGCACCGAGCGGGAATGGGACGCCGGTCATATCAAAGGGGCACTCCACATTCACGGCGGTGCTTTGCAGGAACGCTTTGAGGAAATTCCCCAGGAACAACCGGTGGCTGTGGTCTGTGGCTCAGGGTATCGCGCTTCAATCGCCTCCTCGTTCATCCGCCGCGCCGGGTTCGCTGATGTAGCAAACGTTCTGGGAGGCATGACCGCCTGGAAGGCCGCGGACCTCCCCTTAAATGCCTGA